CTTCAGCTCGGGGGTCGGCTTGGCCTCCGCGTCGAGACCGGCCATGACCTTCGGCACGCCGTAGACGAGGGTGGTGAGCCCGTCGAGCGACCAGTGGCTGTCGAGGCCCTCCAGGAGCAGGCGGAGCGACTCGCGGCCCTCGTCGTCCAGGGAGCCGAGGAGCTCGGTGTCGGGCTCCTCGCGGACGATGGTGCGCTGGTCGGCCGGGACCTGGTTGGTGATCCAGTTCTCGGCGCGGTCGAGGCGCGGCCGGACCTCGTCGAGGGACGCGACCGGGTTCTCGGGGTCGAGTTCGGTCAGGATCCGCAGGGTCTGCTCGTCGTGGCCGGCCGTGATGTCCATGACCGAGGCGAGCGTGCGGTACGGGAGCGGGCGCGGGGTGCGCGGAAGCTCACCGGCGGCCGTGCGTGCGGCGCGGGTGTGGGCGGCGGCGTCGGCGGGCAGCACGCTGCCGTCGGCGACCTTGGCCTCCAGCTTGTCCCACTCGTCGTAGAGCCGCTGGATCTCCTGGTCGAAGGCGATCTTGAACGACTGGTTGGGGCGGCGGCGCGCGTACAGCCAGCGCAGCAGCGGCGCTTCCATGATCTTCAGCGCGTCGGCGGCGGTCGGGACGCCACCGCGCGAGGAGGACATCTTGGCCATGCCGCTGATGCCGACGAAGGCGTACATCGGGCCGATCGGCTGGACGCCGTCGAAGATCTCGCGGACGATCTGGCCGCCGACGACGAAGGACGAGCCGGGCGAGGAGTGGTCGACGCCGGAGGGCTCGAAGATGACGCCCTCGTACGCCCAGCGCATCGGCCAGTCGACCTTCCAGACCAGCTTGCCGCGGTTGAACTCGCTCAGCTTCACGGTCTCGGAGAAGCCGCAGTCGGCGCAGGTGTACGCCAGCTCGGTGGTGTCGTCGTCGTACGAGGTGACCGTGGTCAGGTCCTTCTCGCACCGACCGCAGTACGGCTTGTACGGGAAGTAGCCCGAGGAGCCGCCGGAGCCGTCGTCCTCGCTCGCCGCACCGGAGCCCTCCTCGGCCTCCAGCTCGGCCTCGTCGAGGGGCTTCTGCGACTGCTTCTTCGCCGTCTTCTTCGTCCGGTACTGGTCGAGGATGGCGTCGATGTCGCCGCGGTGCCTCATCGCGTGCAGGACCTGCGCGCGGTAGGTGCCCGCGGTGTACTGCTCGGTCTGGCTGATCGGGTCGTACTCGACGCCGAGCTCGGCCAGCGACTCGACCATGGCGGCCTTGAAGTGCTCGGCCCAGTTGGGGTGGGGCGAGCCGACGGGCGCCGGAACCGAGGTCAGCGGCTTGCCGATGTGCTCGGCCCAGGACTCGTCGATGCCCTCGATGCCGTTCGGCACCTTGCGGAAGCGGTCGTAGTCGTCCCAGGAGATCAGGTGCCTGACCTCGTGCCCGCGGCGGCGGATCTCGTCGGCGACCAGGTGCGGGGTCATGACCTCGCGGAGGTTGCCCAGGTGGATCGGGCCGGACGGGGAGAGGCCGGAGGCGACGACGACCGGTTTGCCAGGCGCACGTCGCTCCGACTCGGCGATGACCTCGTCCGCGAAACGGGAGACCCAGTCGGTCTCGGTGCTGCTCTGAGCCACGGTCGGTACGTCCTTCTTCCGGGGGTGTGTTCTGCCTGAGGGCCCTACGTGAGCCATTCTCCCAGACGGAAGAGGGCACCCCGAGGTTGTCCACAGCCGGACATTCCCCGCGTCCCCCGGTTGTCCACAGGCGGGGAAATCACGTTGCGCTCCCGTGGGACACTTGACAAGCGATTTGGACGCACAGAACTCCCCGAACTCAACAGGAACGGAAGCTCATGGCCTCGGTCCCTTCCCTCGCTTCGACCGTGCAGCAGCGCCTCGCGGACGGCCTCTCGGCAGCTCTGCCGGACGCCGGGTCCGCCGACCCGCTGCTGCGACGAAGCGACCGGGCCGACTTCCAGGCCAACGGCATCCTGGCCCTCGCCAAGCGGCTCAAGGGCAACCCGCGTGAGCTGGCCGCCCAGGTCGTCGCCGCGATCCCGGAGAACGACGTCCTGCAGGAGATCGAGGTCTCGGGCCCCGGCTTCCTGAACATCACGGTGACGGACGCGGCGATCGTGCGGACCCTCGCGGCCCGCGCCGCCGACGCCCGGCTCGGCGTCCCGTTCAACGAGTCGGCCGGCACGACGGTCATCGACTACGCCCAGCCGAACGTGGCGAAGGAGATGCACGTCGGGCACCTGCGCTCCGCCGTGATCGGCGCCGCGATGGTCGAGATCCTGGAGTTCACGGGCGAGACCGTGGTCCGCCGTCACCACATCGGCGACTGGGGCACCCAGTTCGGCATGCTCATCCAGTACCTGATCGAGCACCCGCACGAGCTGGACCACCAGGCCGAGGACGGCGCCGAGGTCTCCGGTGAGGAGGCCATGTCGAACCTGAACCGGCTCTACAAGGCCTCGCGCGCGCTCTTCGACTCCGACGAGGAGTTCAAGACGAGGGCCCGCGCCCGCGTCGTCGACCTCCAGGCCGGCGACGAGGAGACTCTCGCCCTGTGGCAGCGGTTCGTCGACGAGTCGAAGATCTACTTCTACTCGGTCTTCGACAAGCTCGACATGGACATCCGGGACGGCGACGTCGTCGGCGAGTCCGGCTACAACGACATGCTGGTGGAGACCTGCCGCATCCTCGAGGAGTCGGGCGTCGCCGTCCGCTCCGAGGGCGCGCTGTGCGTCTTCTTCGACGATGTGAAGGGCCCGGACGGCAACCCGACCCCGCTGATCGTCCAGAAGTCCGACGGCGGCTTCGGGTACGCGGCGACGGACCTGTCCGCGATCCGCGACCGCGTCCAGAACCTGAAGGCGACGAACCTGGTGTACGTGGTGGACGCCCGCCAGTCGCTGCACTTCAAGATGGTCTTCGAGACGGCCCGCCGGGCCGGCTGGCTGAACGAGGACGTGAAGGCCGTCCAGCTGGCCTTCGGCACGGTCCTCGGCAAGGACGGCAAGCCGTTCAAGACCCGTGAGGGCGAGACGGTCAGGCTGGTGGACCTGCTGGACGAGGCGATCGACCGTGCCTCGGCCGTCGTCCGCGAGAAGGCCCTGGACCTCACGGAGGAGGAGATCTCCGAGCGGGGTACCCAGGTGGGCATCGGCGCGGTGAAGTACGCGGACCTGTCGACCTCGGCGGCCCGTGACTACAAGTTCGACCTGGACCAGATGGTCTCGCTGACCGGCGACACCTCGGTGTACCTGCAGTACGCGTACGCACGGATCCAGTCGATCCTCCGCAAGGCGGGCGACGCCAGGCCGGCCGCCCACCCCGAGCTGGCCCTGGCCACCTCGGAGCGCGCGCTCGGTCTGCACCTGGACCAGTTCGGCGAGCTGATCGCCGAGACGGCCGCGGAGTACGCTCCGCACAAGCTGGCCGCGTACCTGTACCAGCTGGCCTCGCACTACACGACGTTCTACTCGGAGTGCCCCGTCCTCAAGGCGGACACCCCGGAGCAGGTGGAGAACCGCCTCTTCCTCTGCGAGCTGACCGCCCGCACCCTGCACCAGGGCATGGCGCTGCTCGGCATCAGGACGCCCGAGCGCCTCTGACCTCCAGAAACGAAGCCCCCGTCGCGGAACACCGTGCCGGGGGCTTCGTCGTCAACGGATGGTGCGCGAGGTCCGGCCCGAGACCTCGTCGATCTCCGTATGGGCCTTCTGGAGCAGCTGGGAGGCGAGATCCATCAGCGCGCGTGCGCCGGCGATCTCCTCGCCCACCCTGAGCTGGTCCGGGTCGGAGGGGTGGCGGTTGGCCGTGCCGTGCGCCCGGAACTCGGTGCCGTCGGAGAGCCGCACCATGGCGGCGGCCCGCGTCCGGTCGCCCTCCTCCTGGAACTCCATCTCCACATGCCATCCGACAAGCGTGTGCATCATGAGGACCACCT
This sequence is a window from Streptomyces sp. NBC_00691. Protein-coding genes within it:
- the lysS gene encoding lysine--tRNA ligase produces the protein MAHVGPSGRTHPRKKDVPTVAQSSTETDWVSRFADEVIAESERRAPGKPVVVASGLSPSGPIHLGNLREVMTPHLVADEIRRRGHEVRHLISWDDYDRFRKVPNGIEGIDESWAEHIGKPLTSVPAPVGSPHPNWAEHFKAAMVESLAELGVEYDPISQTEQYTAGTYRAQVLHAMRHRGDIDAILDQYRTKKTAKKQSQKPLDEAELEAEEGSGAASEDDGSGGSSGYFPYKPYCGRCEKDLTTVTSYDDDTTELAYTCADCGFSETVKLSEFNRGKLVWKVDWPMRWAYEGVIFEPSGVDHSSPGSSFVVGGQIVREIFDGVQPIGPMYAFVGISGMAKMSSSRGGVPTAADALKIMEAPLLRWLYARRRPNQSFKIAFDQEIQRLYDEWDKLEAKVADGSVLPADAAAHTRAARTAAGELPRTPRPLPYRTLASVMDITAGHDEQTLRILTELDPENPVASLDEVRPRLDRAENWITNQVPADQRTIVREEPDTELLGSLDDEGRESLRLLLEGLDSHWSLDGLTTLVYGVPKVMAGLDAEAKPTPELKLAQRAFFALLYKLLVSRETGPRLPTLLLAVGADRVRKLLGA
- the argS gene encoding arginine--tRNA ligase produces the protein MASVPSLASTVQQRLADGLSAALPDAGSADPLLRRSDRADFQANGILALAKRLKGNPRELAAQVVAAIPENDVLQEIEVSGPGFLNITVTDAAIVRTLAARAADARLGVPFNESAGTTVIDYAQPNVAKEMHVGHLRSAVIGAAMVEILEFTGETVVRRHHIGDWGTQFGMLIQYLIEHPHELDHQAEDGAEVSGEEAMSNLNRLYKASRALFDSDEEFKTRARARVVDLQAGDEETLALWQRFVDESKIYFYSVFDKLDMDIRDGDVVGESGYNDMLVETCRILEESGVAVRSEGALCVFFDDVKGPDGNPTPLIVQKSDGGFGYAATDLSAIRDRVQNLKATNLVYVVDARQSLHFKMVFETARRAGWLNEDVKAVQLAFGTVLGKDGKPFKTREGETVRLVDLLDEAIDRASAVVREKALDLTEEEISERGTQVGIGAVKYADLSTSAARDYKFDLDQMVSLTGDTSVYLQYAYARIQSILRKAGDARPAAHPELALATSERALGLHLDQFGELIAETAAEYAPHKLAAYLYQLASHYTTFYSECPVLKADTPEQVENRLFLCELTARTLHQGMALLGIRTPERL
- a CDS encoding DUF1876 domain-containing protein encodes the protein MHTLVGWHVEMEFQEEGDRTRAAAMVRLSDGTEFRAHGTANRHPSDPDQLRVGEEIAGARALMDLASQLLQKAHTEIDEVSGRTSRTIR